AAATACTCCGCATGTCCGGGCTTCTCCCATCCTTGCCAGAAATTAGCTCCGTAAAAGGGAAAAGTGGTATCGGCATTCGGTCCCATAACATAGATTCCGGTGTTCCAATCCCAGATATCCTGGGGATTGGCAGAGAGTGAAACCACCGGAAGCGTAATATTCTCGTTTATGAAATAAGTATTTGTTATGGTTTTTCCCGGCAGGATCTGGGAATTCGAAGAAAACAAACGTGCCCTGATAACCCGTGTGGAGTCTACGGAGAGCGGAACGCTGAATATCGGAGAAGATGCTTTGGGAATGCTGCCGTCGGTTGTATAACGAATCACACCGTTGGTGCCACCGGTAGCAAAAACCGATTGACTCCCCTGGTAAAAGCCGGGTGCCAGTGTAAACTCCGGAACTCCCGCATAACCTGTATACCATGCCGAAGTGGCATTCGTGTCACCCGGTGTTGGTATGGCAAACAGAACCCAGTCAGGAGAAGCATCGGTTTTCCTTCCCCTGGAATTGTCCGGGTGCATTTCCTCCACCAGCTTCATATCTGAAATATTTCCATTCGCATCGTACAGTGTTAAGGTGAATCCGGTACTGGGAAGGGAGAAACTGGTGTGCAGGTTAGAGCTGGCAGGAATGGGAAAGTATTCTATCGTTGTATCCGACTTGCCTGTTAAAAAGTTGACGATGGCTGTGAGATCAGAAGAAAAGAAGTCCGTGTTGTGCACTTGAACTCCGAACACATTAAGTCCCGGTCTAATGGCAGTTCGCATCAATTCCTTGGAGAGAATAAACCCCGCCGAATACTGCCCCGTTTGATATAAAGTGGCCTCGTGCTCCTCATAGGCCAGATCCGTATGATACGGCGGCACACCCTGAATGCCCACATTATACCGTCCGAGTTCAACACCGTTAAGATAGGTGACGAAACCGTCGTCAAAATCCATCAAACAGAGTCCGGCGGAAATCTTGGATGTATCCGATATGTTGAATGTCATCCGCATATAAAGCGAAAAAGTATTGCCGATCACGGTGGTATCATCGCCGTCTCCGTAACCAATCCCGCCCGCTCCTGTAAGCCAGGAAGCATCATTAAAAGACGGCTTCCTCCAGTTCGTATCCGGCTCGGAAGTTCCCACCCAGTATTTCCAGGGAAAGTTGTAGTACACGGGAACTTCCCAATGATTAAGAACAGTTCGCCGGTTCTTTTCAGAGGCAAAGATCAGCATGTGCTGGTAGGGTTTGATTATGATGGATGGAAAAACCCAGGTTGAGTTTTTTCCGTCATATAACGTAAGCGAATAATTCCCCAGATCCACCGGTTGACTGCTGCTATTATATAGTTCTATCCAATCTTCAAAATCTCCGTCCTCATCTGCCACAGTGCTTACATTGGACCCGGAAACTTCATTGATAATGACCTGCGCCCGAGTCGTATAACTCCATATGATGGCAAATAACAAAAAAGGTAGTCGGAACCGCATGGGACTTTGTTAAAGTAAATTTAACAAAAATCCCGGCATAATTATCTCGTAATCACCAATTTTTGAACCCATTGAGTGTTTATTCTCAAGTAATAAACCCCGGCGGGGAGTGCAGCCAGATCAAGTGAGGCCTCCCGCTGTTGAATGTCCGTTAGCCGGTAAACAGTTTGACCGCTGATGGAGCTTATCTCTACAGATTGAATGAGCTCTTCTGCAGATCGGATCGTAAGCTGCCCGGCAGAAGGATTGGGAGCGAGCAGAAATTTTTGTTCAACGTCCTCATCCTGCATACCCAGGAAACAACCATAGGCCGCCAGCGAAGTGATGAGGGAATTGCGCCGGTTAGTGATAAAGGACTTGAGTCCCGGAAAATTTCCTCCACCTGGGCCGACAATATTAAGGTTCATAATCTGATTATCTTCAAAATTCTGATTGGAGTATAATTTATTCGGATCCGCATACACATCCGTCCTGATGCGGTTCGCCAGGCTGTCGATTTTCGGATCCAGATTTGAATTACTGAATTTATCCGGCTGGATAAAATCACATATCTCATACATCAGTTGTTGAAGACTGGCCGGATCCTGCAGGAGCCGGTTGCAGACCGGACGGTTACTGGGACTGCTGAGGTATAACGGACTGAGGTTCTCCAGCTGTGAGATGGTCATCATTTGTGCAAAAACACCAAATGCTTCATTCATATCATACAGGATGAATTGCCAGCGGTAATCCAGGGAATCATGGTAGATAAAATAGTTATGTCCGCTGCCGATGTATGAATCCAGATTGGCAAAAACGTTGCAAGCCGCCCACGAACGGAAAAAGAGTGCCGTATTGAAATGATTATCCAGGGAATCTCTCAGGTCAGTAAGTGTTGTGTTATTGATTTTATCAATGAGCTGCACCAGATCGGTCCAGTCGTTCTGTGTCTCATTGGTTTTTAGTTCATATTTTGAATAGTACGAAGAAGGGCTATTGTTGATCCATTTCAGGTCTCCGCTGGGATCACCCTTGAAAAGGTTACCTTTTTTATCATCGAACCAACCGTCCACAAAATCCTTATTCACCTCCTCTGTCAGCGTAAAGAAACCCCAAAGGGTGTTATTGTAATAGACTTTGGCATACGTTACACGAGGGGCAGGAATTCCGTTTTTCACGCACAGGTCAGACATGATCTTCTCCCTCATATAGGTAGGATCCTTGAAGCCATTTCCGAGGTTGAATTTATTAATGTCGTCCAGATCCTGGGCGCTGATGATATAGTCCAGATCCACTTTCATTGATTTCTTCACGCTGGGATTGTTGTATGAAGAATTTCCTTTGAATTTGAGTCCGATGGAATCAAAGGCTACGCCGTCGAAGACCATATTGCAAACGTAATAGGTGTCGTTCACATAGGATGCCGTAAGAGAGTCGTAAAAGGCCGGATGATAGAAATTAAAACGGATCTCATGGATAAAATCAGATCCAAAGAGCGTATCCCCATCATTATTATACTGCTGCGCGCGGATACCGGTTCCCGCCGCGAACAGGAGAAGAACGAGAAAAAGAAAACGTGATTTCATGTTTGCTGGTTTAGACCTGTGGCGTTCACATTTGTTTAACATAAGATACTAATTCTTTTTGCACCGGATTTCCCTGCGTATGATTTTCCTCCCGGTTGGCCTCCACTTCCAGGAGTCGTTGCCGGATTTCGCGTATCACTTCCACCTGAGACCGGTGACGAAATTGCTCATCAGCAGGCTTATCAGCCAGAATACAAATCATTATCTGTATTATCATGGTTTTAGCATTTAGTACAAAACTCAGCAACCGGATATAACCTTTCAATATAAAAAAAGGGTATCTTTATGTGGCATTCAACATATTATTGAATATATTATACTGATTTTCCGTCATTTATCTTATTTTAATATTAGTCTTCAATGCATTCAGAAAGTACATTATGGCAACTGATCCGAAGTTTGAGCAAACCGGAGAAATCCTACTTCAGGAAACACCGCCTTCGTGGTTCGGAATCCTACCGAAATCTCTTTAACGCCATGGCTGCGAGCGAGACGCATAAAGAGAAGGCCATTATGAAAAACAGCGGTTACAATGAAACCTCTCTTTTCTCTGCCGGGAAACATTATCTGCTGCATTCCATACTTGATTCGTTACTGGCTCAGGATGCCGGGAAAGGAGGACGCAGTGCCAGGCGTGATCTTGAACGGGCAACAGTACTTTTTGAACGTTCACTCTTCCACGCATGCATTAAGCTGCAGCTGCGGGCAAAAAAAGCCGCGTTGAAACGGGAGGACCATCTTCTCGGGCTGGAGTGCCTGAATCTGGAGCAGCTGGCCTGGCAGTTCATCCGGCCAGACCTCCGCCGGGATCTGGAAGAAATCCTTGATGAAAAAACAAAACTGCTGGAAAACATCCGGTTCACCGAGCATGCCCGTCAGCTGAACGCGCGTATGCTGGTACTCTTCCAAACCATTGGGGTGGGAAGAACAGCGGAACAGGAAGAGCGCTATCATTCCCTGTTTTTAGAAGCTACGCACATTCTCGAACATCCGGCACCTAACGGCACTATTACCGGAGGCGTATACCTTCTCAACTGCCTCGTTTATTACCACAATGTAAAAGGAGACCTGGAATCATCCCGTAACAATCTCCGGGCACTGGTGGATCTTATTGACGCACATCCGGGTGTACTCCCTTCCAGTTTCACGTTCTACGTTTCCTCGCTGAACAACCTGATCCTTGTTCATCTATACCTGCGGGAGTTTGAATCTGCGGAGCGACTGATCCGTAAGCTCAATGCGTTGCAATCCGATTCCATCAAGGACAAGAATGCGCTCTTCATATGCCGCTTCAATACAGGATTTGAACTTTTTGAAAAGATGGGAGAACAAGAGAGAGCGTATGAACTTTCAGAGGCCCTGAAAGAAGAATACCCTTCCTTCGCGAAAAGGCTTAGTCCGGTTTACACCGGACATTTGCTTTATTATGCATTTCGGGCCTGCTTTCAGACCGGACGTTTTCGCCAGGCGCAGTTGTGGCTCAACGAGATCCTACACCATACGATCGAAGCCAAGCCGGAGGTAATGGCCGTTGCGCGCATCTCCGAACTCCTGCTTGCTTACGAGCGGGGCAACTTTGAGAGCCTCGAATCGATGGTACGGCGGGCCGGAAGGCACTTCAAACGCACTGAAGGAATGCTGAAGTTTGAGCAAAAAATGCTGAATTTCTTCCGTGAACATTCCCATCATGAGGCTTCCGTTCATTCCTGGTCTGCTTTACTTGCTGAAATGGAAACACTAAGCCGTGATCCTCTTGAACAAAAAGTATTTATGTATTTTGATGTTCCGGGCTGGATCCGGAAGAAACTGAAGCCGGCTTCAGCGGGTTCAGGCCGCGGATAAATACCACTTCGATCTCGAACTGCATCAACTGATCGCGGAATGCTCTCTTCAATACGGGCCCGTCATAGTCCAGCAAACAAATCGCATTGATCCTGCGCTTTTTCATTTCCTGAACAACAATAAGCGGAGGCAGGCTCACTTTCTCCCGAAAGATGATGTGAAAAGGACGGGATTCCCTAACCCGGTAACGGGAAATCATCGGAATGGCTCGCACTTCCCCGCTGAAAAGATCCCGTTCCGTGCAGCGGGAGTATTCCGTGAGAAAAGTTAACCGCATGTCCCAGGGATCAAAGGAACTCACCTGGGGATATATTTTCATTCGTGTGTTCACCGGCTGGTGCACCTTCACCACCGTTAGATCCCGCCGGTAACTCACCTCCTGTCTTACAAAAAAGCGTGCATGCTCCAGGTAGTGCCTGTAATCCCGGATAAATGTATCCCTGATCCTCGCCGAACATCTCGGTATCCTCTCTTCTTCCATCTCAATGAAAAATATTCACGAATTTCGTCCTGACAAGCCGGTGGCTGTATTTACAATTTGTAAAAATGTGCTACACTGTTAAACAACTGCAGGACCGCGTGGAGCGTAAGGCGCTGAGGGACCGACTGATGAATCACGGATCCCAAACCGCTATCAGCTTTCACGCCGTGAATGCCTTCGTTCATCCCGGTCTCCGCGTTATTACCGGAGAAGACGGCGGTACCCTGCGCACCATGCAATGGGGGCTTATCCCTTCATGGTGCCGTGATCGCAGGCAGGCAACAGAGATCAGCGACATGACACCGAATGCCCGCTCCGAAACGATATTTGATAAACCCTCCTTCCGGTCTGTCTCCTCTCGCAGGTGTATCCTTCCCGTGGATGGATTTTATGAATGGCGGGATTACCAAGGGAAAAAATATCCCTATTATATTTTTCCCGCGCAGGGAGAAACATTCAGTCTTGGCTGTATTTGGGATTCATGGGTGGATAAAGAAACCGGAGAGATACGCGATACCTTTTCCATCGTTACAACCGCCGCTAACCCGGTTATGAATCAGATCCACAACAGCAAGAAAAGAATGCCACTGATTCTGCCGGAAGCAAGTGAGAAAGAATGGCTGGATACGCTAACCGGTAAGGAAGATCTGCAGAACATGATGAAACCATGCCCTCACCACATGCTTCAGTTCCATTCCGTTTCAAGGCGCATCACCAGCCGAACGGAAAATCCCAATGTACCGGAGGTGAGTGAACCGTTTATTTATCCTGAATTACCGGCAGTGACCGTGTAACAGAGTGCTCTTTCCTGATTACCTTTGTTGCATGAAACCGGTGGAACTCCGCATTAACTTAAAGGAATACGATTCTCCCCTGGAACTGCCGGAGGCGGAGCGGGAACTCATCGCCGCCGCTGCAGCAGCCGGAACAAAAGCCTACGCGCCCTTTTCCGGCTTTGAAGTAGGCGCCGCGCTCCGGCTTGATGATGGAAGCATTCACACCGGCAGCAATCAGGAAAGCGAAGCATTTCCCAGCGGACTTTGCGCCGAACGTACCTTACTTTTTCATGTGCTTTCAAATTTTCCCGATCGAAAAATCACTGCGATGGCCATCGTGTGCCGCTCTGAAAAAGACCGGATAAGAACACCACAAACTCCTTGCGGCGCCTGCCGGCAAATCCTTCTGGAAGCGGAAACACGCAGCGGCAGTCCACTGCCATTGATTCTTCGCGGAGAAGAAGGTCCCGTCTGGATTCTGGCAAGTGCCTCATTATTAATGCCCTGGCCATTTCGCCTGGAACATTAACAGGGATAGCTTACAGGGATATTTCTTAATTTTGATTCCTTTAAAAGACCCTTGCTATGGGAAAAGTGGCTGAGAAAAAAGCTTCTTCAACATCCGGCTTCCCTAAGGAAACCTATTTATGGTGGTATGAGAATATGCTGCTCATGCGGCGCTTCGAGGAGAAGGCCGGACAGCTGTACATTCAGCAGAAGATCCGCGGATTCTGTCATCTTTACATCGGTCAGGAAGCCGTGGCTGCCGGTTCTGAAACTGCCATCCGGAAATCCGATAAGATTATAACTGCATACCGCGACCATGGCCTTCCCATCACACGAGGAATGAACCCCGATCTGCTCATGGCTGAATTATTCGCAAAGTCCACCGGCTGTTCAAAAGGCAAGGGTGGATCCATGCACATCTTTGACAAAGCGAATAACTTCTACGGCGGTCATGGGATTGTAGGAGGACAAATTCCCCTGGGAGCAGGAATTGCCTTTGCAGATAAATACAACGGAAAAGATGACATTACTCTTTGTCTGATGGGCGACGGTGCGGTAAGGCAAGGTGCCCTGCATGAAGCCTTCAATATGGCCATGCTTTGGAAACTTCCGGTGATCTTCATGATCGAAAATAATAATTACGCCATGGGAACATCCGTGGAAAGAACCTCTAACGTTCATGATCTGTTTAAGCTCGGCCTCGCCTATGCTATGCCTTCTTTCCAGGTAGACGGGATGAGTTGTGAATCAGTGCATAGTGCCGTGAAGGAGGCTGCGGACAGGGCACGGAAGGGAGAAGGTCCTACCCTGCTGGAAATTAAAACCTATCGTTACCGTGGACATTCCATGAGCGATCCGCAAACATACAGGAGCAAAGACGAAGTAGAAGAATACAAAAAAGTGGATCCGATCGAATTGGTACTGAACACGCTGAAGAAAAATAAATGGATAAACGACAGTGAGGTGGAAGCGATGGAAGAAAAAGTGAAGACCATCGTGGAGCGGAGTGTACGGTTTGCAGAAAATTCTCCCTTCCCTGAACCGGAGGAGCTGTACAAAGATGTATATACTCAAGTCGATTACCCTTTCATTAAAGATTAACCCTGACCCTATGGCCGAAATTGTTCGCATGCCCAAGCTTTCAGATACCATGACCGAGGGCACCGTTGCCCGATGGATCAAAAAGGTGGGTGATAAAGTAAAGTCAGGTGAGATTCTTGCCGAGATCGATAGTGATAAGGCCACGATGGAATTCGAATCATTTTACGACGGCGTATTGTTGCATATTGGTGTGGAAGAAAAAAAAGGTGCCCCCGTGGATGCCATATTGGCGATCATCGGAAAGGAGGGGGAGGATATTTCTGATATTCTGAAAGCGGAAAATAAAACCGTTCCGCCCAGGGAAGAACACAAGAAAGTTCAGAAAAAAGAAGAACCTGTCTCTGTACCTCCCGTTTCAGCCACTCCTTCCACCTCAACTCCGGTTCCCACCCACTCTCCCACCCGGCTCAAGGCTTCTCCTTTGGCAAAAAAGCTTGCCAAGGAAAAAGGACTGATCCTGAACAAACTCAAAGGCACCGGCGATGGAGGCCGTATCACCCGGCGGGATATTGAATTGTTCCATCATCAGGGCGGTAGTCTCCGAACGGTAACAGGAACTGAAAGTTACACGGAGGAAAGTGTGTCACAGATGCGAAAAACGATCGCGCGACGCCTTGCCGAAAGCAAATTTTCCTCTCCGCATTTTTATCTTACCATGGAGATCAGCATGGACAACACGGTGGAAGCTCGTGAACTCATCAATGATGCAGCAGGCGTTAAAGTTTCCTATAATGATTTTGTAGTGAAAGCCGCCGCTGCCGCTCTGCGGCGTCATCCCAAGGTAAACGCCTCCTGGAAAGGTGACGTAATCAGGTACTACAATCATATTCACATAGGTGTAGCCGTTGCAGTAGATGAAGGCCTGCTTGTTCCGGTAATCCGTTTCGCAGATGCGAAGCCGCTGACACAGATCGGTGCGGAAGTGAAAGAGTTTTCAAAACGTGCAAAAGATAAAAAACTGGAACCGAAAGACTGGGAAGGAAACACTTTCACCGTCTCCAATCTTGGTATGTATGGCATTGATGAATTCACAGCAATCATTAATCCGCCCGACGCTTGTATCCTCGCTGTGGGCGGTATCAGTCAGCGGCCTGTTGTGAAAAATGGTCAGATTGTTCCCGGTTATGTTATGAAAGTGACCTTGTCCTGCGATCACCGAGTGGTTGACGGTGCAACAGGTGCCGCTTTCCTGCAAACATTCCGCGATTTGCTGGAAAACCCTGTGCTGCTCTTAGGAATGAATGAGATCTAACACCGATTCACTTGAAAAACGTATTTGACAATATTCTTGGTGCCATAGGGAACACACCGCTGATCCGGCTCAACAAGATTGTGTCCTCTGTTCCTGCCACTGTCTATGCAAAAGTGGAAACCTTTAATCCGGGGAACAGTATCAAAGACCGAATGGCACTGAAAATGATTGAGGATGCCGAAAAAAAGGGGCTGCTCAAACCGGGTTATACCATTATCGAAGGAACAAGTGGCAATACAGGAATGGGACTGGCCATTGCTGCCATCATCAAAGGATACAAATGTATTTTCACCACCACGGATAAACAATCGAAGGAGAAAGTAGATGCCTTAAAGGCCTTCGGTGCAGAGGTTATTGTGTGCCCGACCGACGTGGACCCGGAAGATCCCCGCTCCTACTATAGTGTTTCATCCAGGCTCGTGAAAGATACACACAACTCCTGGAAGGCCAATCAATATGACAACCTCAGTAATGCGCAGGCCCACTATGAATCTACGGGGCCTGAGATATGGGAACAGCTGGAGGGGAAGGTAGATCATCTCGTCGTGGGCGTAGGAACCGGGGGAACTATCTGCGGAACGGGAAAGTATCTCAAGGAAAAAAAACCAGACCTGAAAGTCTGGGGTATCGACACCTACGGTTCTGTATTTAAGAAGTACAAGGAAAAAGGGGAGTTCGATAAACATGAAATTTATCCCTATGTAACCGAAGGCATTGGAGAGGACTTTCTGCCGCAAAACGTTGATTTCTCGCTGATAGATCATTTTGAAAAGGTCACCGATCGTGACGCTGCGATCTATACTCGTGAAATCGTAAGACAGGAAGGAATATGGGTCGGAAATTCTGCCGGCTCAGCAATCGCCGGTTTACTGCAGCTCAAACACCGGTTCAAAAAAGGAGAAAATGTAGTAGTGATCTTCCATGATCATGGTTCGCGGTACATTGGTAAGATGTTCAATCCCGACTGGATGTGCGCGAAAGGCTATGAAACCGTGGAGGGCCCCACTGTAACAGACCTTGTTAAAGACAGAAAAAGTGAACTGCTGACCCTGGATATCGGTGAAAAAATATCCGCCGCTATCCGGATAATGACCGAAAGAGACTTTTCGCAGATTCCTGTAACCAAAGACAACCGAATCGTTGGAGCAATCAGTGAAA
Above is a genomic segment from Bacteroidia bacterium containing:
- a CDS encoding pyridoxal-phosphate dependent enzyme, with amino-acid sequence MKNVFDNILGAIGNTPLIRLNKIVSSVPATVYAKVETFNPGNSIKDRMALKMIEDAEKKGLLKPGYTIIEGTSGNTGMGLAIAAIIKGYKCIFTTTDKQSKEKVDALKAFGAEVIVCPTDVDPEDPRSYYSVSSRLVKDTHNSWKANQYDNLSNAQAHYESTGPEIWEQLEGKVDHLVVGVGTGGTICGTGKYLKEKKPDLKVWGIDTYGSVFKKYKEKGEFDKHEIYPYVTEGIGEDFLPQNVDFSLIDHFEKVTDRDAAIYTREIVRQEGIWVGNSAGSAIAGLLQLKHRFKKGENVVVIFHDHGSRYIGKMFNPDWMCAKGYETVEGPTVTDLVKDRKSELLTLDIGEKISAAIRIMTERDFSQIPVTKDNRIVGAISESHLYACLMKDPGLRNKDLSAIMEKAYPFVDIHTPVKLLAPMITPQCPAVIVRDFPNEKTYIITRFDLMK
- a CDS encoding SOS response-associated peptidase; translated protein: MCYTVKQLQDRVERKALRDRLMNHGSQTAISFHAVNAFVHPGLRVITGEDGGTLRTMQWGLIPSWCRDRRQATEISDMTPNARSETIFDKPSFRSVSSRRCILPVDGFYEWRDYQGKKYPYYIFPAQGETFSLGCIWDSWVDKETGEIRDTFSIVTTAANPVMNQIHNSKKRMPLILPEASEKEWLDTLTGKEDLQNMMKPCPHHMLQFHSVSRRITSRTENPNVPEVSEPFIYPELPAVTV
- the pdhA gene encoding pyruvate dehydrogenase (acetyl-transferring) E1 component subunit alpha produces the protein MGKVAEKKASSTSGFPKETYLWWYENMLLMRRFEEKAGQLYIQQKIRGFCHLYIGQEAVAAGSETAIRKSDKIITAYRDHGLPITRGMNPDLLMAELFAKSTGCSKGKGGSMHIFDKANNFYGGHGIVGGQIPLGAGIAFADKYNGKDDITLCLMGDGAVRQGALHEAFNMAMLWKLPVIFMIENNNYAMGTSVERTSNVHDLFKLGLAYAMPSFQVDGMSCESVHSAVKEAADRARKGEGPTLLEIKTYRYRGHSMSDPQTYRSKDEVEEYKKVDPIELVLNTLKKNKWINDSEVEAMEEKVKTIVERSVRFAENSPFPEPEELYKDVYTQVDYPFIKD
- a CDS encoding pyruvate dehydrogenase complex dihydrolipoamide acetyltransferase codes for the protein MAEIVRMPKLSDTMTEGTVARWIKKVGDKVKSGEILAEIDSDKATMEFESFYDGVLLHIGVEEKKGAPVDAILAIIGKEGEDISDILKAENKTVPPREEHKKVQKKEEPVSVPPVSATPSTSTPVPTHSPTRLKASPLAKKLAKEKGLILNKLKGTGDGGRITRRDIELFHHQGGSLRTVTGTESYTEESVSQMRKTIARRLAESKFSSPHFYLTMEISMDNTVEARELINDAAGVKVSYNDFVVKAAAAALRRHPKVNASWKGDVIRYYNHIHIGVAVAVDEGLLVPVIRFADAKPLTQIGAEVKEFSKRAKDKKLEPKDWEGNTFTVSNLGMYGIDEFTAIINPPDACILAVGGISQRPVVKNGQIVPGYVMKVTLSCDHRVVDGATGAAFLQTFRDLLENPVLLLGMNEI
- a CDS encoding CotH kinase family protein; this encodes MKSRFLFLVLLLFAAGTGIRAQQYNNDGDTLFGSDFIHEIRFNFYHPAFYDSLTASYVNDTYYVCNMVFDGVAFDSIGLKFKGNSSYNNPSVKKSMKVDLDYIISAQDLDDINKFNLGNGFKDPTYMREKIMSDLCVKNGIPAPRVTYAKVYYNNTLWGFFTLTEEVNKDFVDGWFDDKKGNLFKGDPSGDLKWINNSPSSYYSKYELKTNETQNDWTDLVQLIDKINNTTLTDLRDSLDNHFNTALFFRSWAACNVFANLDSYIGSGHNYFIYHDSLDYRWQFILYDMNEAFGVFAQMMTISQLENLSPLYLSSPSNRPVCNRLLQDPASLQQLMYEICDFIQPDKFSNSNLDPKIDSLANRIRTDVYADPNKLYSNQNFEDNQIMNLNIVGPGGGNFPGLKSFITNRRNSLITSLAAYGCFLGMQDEDVEQKFLLAPNPSAGQLTIRSAEELIQSVEISSISGQTVYRLTDIQQREASLDLAALPAGVYYLRINTQWVQKLVITR
- a CDS encoding cytidine deaminase — protein: MKPVELRINLKEYDSPLELPEAERELIAAAAAAGTKAYAPFSGFEVGAALRLDDGSIHTGSNQESEAFPSGLCAERTLLFHVLSNFPDRKITAMAIVCRSEKDRIRTPQTPCGACRQILLEAETRSGSPLPLILRGEEGPVWILASASLLMPWPFRLEH